In Melospiza melodia melodia isolate bMelMel2 chromosome 20, bMelMel2.pri, whole genome shotgun sequence, a single genomic region encodes these proteins:
- the CRYBB2 gene encoding beta-crystallin B2, translating to MGAWTRGSEQGPQHVLAGNLTDFNLLSFPPKAADTPADDGFRAPNASLQAAASQLQGAAPLQIAIFEQENFQGRCHELSGACPNLKEAGVDKVGSILVHSGPWVGYEQASCKGEQFVFEKGEYPRWDSWTNSRRSDSITSLRPIKVDSQEHKIVLYENPSFTGKKIEIIDDDVPSFHAHGYQEKVSSVRVQSGTWVGYQYPGYRGYQYLFEKGDYKDSSDFGAQHPQIQSVRRIRDMQWHQRGAYHPTN from the exons ATGGGGGCATGGACACGGGGCTCTGAGCAGGGTCCCCAGCATGTCCTTGCAGGGAATTTAACAGATTTTAACCTGCTGAGCTTCCCTCCCAAGGCAGCAGACACCCCAGCTGACGATGGCTTCCGAGCACCAAATGCCAGCCTCCAAGCAGCAGCAAGCCAGCTCCAAG gtgctgctcccttgcagaTTGCCATCTTCGAGCAGGAGAACTTCCAGGGCCGCTGCCATGAGCTCAGCGGGGCCTGCCCCAACCTGAAGGAAGCCGGCGTGGACAAAGTGGGCTCCATCCTGGTGCACTCCGGACC CTGGGTGGGCTACGAGCAGGCAAGCTGCAAAGGGGAGCAGTTTGTGTTTGAGAAGGGGGAGTACCCCCGCTGGGACTCCTGGACCAACAGCCGGAGAAGCGACAGCATCACTTCCCTGAGACCCATCAAAGTG GACAGCCAGGAGCACAAGATCGTGCTCTACGAGAACCCCAGCTTCACCGGCAAGAAGATCGAAATCATAGACGACGATGTGCCCAGCTTCCACGCACACGGCTACCAGGAGAAGGTCTCGTCCGTGCGGGTGCAGAGCGGAAC GTGGGTGGGATACCAGTACCCTGGCTACCGGGGCTACCAGTACCTGTTTGAAAAGGGGGACTACAAGGACAGCTCGGACTTCGGCGCTCAGCACCCCCAGATCCAGTCGGTCAGGCGCATCCGGGACATGCAGTGGCACCAGCGCGGTGCCTACCACCCCACCAACTAA
- the CRYBB3 gene encoding beta-crystallin B3 → MAGIPWTQLLHQRPARGNSAALDRSNPINSGAGRAARHSGTTRTGTMTEQQSPPEQMATGEGAGERGGTYKITIYELENFQGKRCELTEELPNITEKEMEKVGSIQVESGPWLGFERQAYAGEQFVLEKGDYPRWDSWSNSHSSDSLMSIRPLQIDSADHKIHLFENAGYTGRKMEIVDDDVPSLWAHGFQDRVASVKALNGTWVGYEYPGYRGRQHVFEKGEYRHWNEWDANQPLIQSVRRVRDQQWHQRGCFENS, encoded by the exons ATGGCTGGAATTCCGTGGACGCAGCTGCTGcatcagcgcccggcccgggggaaTTCTGCTGCTCTGGACAGAAGCAACCCCATAAATAGCGGGGCCGGCCGCGCCGCCCGGCACAGCGGAACCACACGGACAG GCACAATGACTGAGCAGCAAAGTCCCCCCGAGCAGATGGCGACTGGGGAGGGTGCTGGCGAGCGAGGAGGCACCTATAAG ATCACCATCTACGAGCTGGAGAACTTCCAGGGGAAAAGGTGTGAGCTGACAGAGGAGCTGCCCAACATCACCGAGAAGGAGATGGAGAAGGTGGGCTCCATCCAGGTGGAGTCTGGCCC gtggCTGGGCTTCGAGCGCCAGGCCTACGCTGGGGAGCAGTTTGTGCTGGAGAAGGGCGACTACCCCCGCTGGGACTCGTGGTCCAACAGCCACAGCAGCGACAGCCTGATGTCCATCCGGCCCCTCCAGATT GACAGCGCTGACCACAAGATCCACCTGTTTGAGAACGCGGGCTACACCGGGCGCAAGATGGAGATCGTGGATGACGACGTGCCCAGCCTGTGGGCCCACGGCTTCCAGGACCGGGTGGCCAGCGTCAAGGCCCTGAATGGAAC GTGGGTGGGCTACGAGTACCCCGGCTACCGGGGCCGCCAGCACGTCTTTGAGAAGGGCGAGTACCGGCACTGGAACGAGTGGGACGCCAACCAGCCCCTGATCCAGTCGGTGCGGCGCGTGCGGGACCAGCAGTGGCACCAGCGGGGCTGCTTCGagaacagctga